The Gouania willdenowi chromosome 3, fGouWil2.1, whole genome shotgun sequence genome includes a region encoding these proteins:
- the nsun3 gene encoding tRNA (cytosine(34)-C(5))-methyltransferase, mitochondrial isoform X1, with translation MLVLSRCDRFWRKLGCETGGTQTILRALSDCQTDQLSSQKTESSNKQVIKKTKAKSSCHALLDRFDQQYSKELGDLWASVRSVLLEPRSWQYGVMLNRFCSVTDTTQILQLQGFSTLLLQKGVTEKHTLPDSGCISECPPSDFCCPTDGASLVTSQHPQSEPSLPPLLQCYVHPSPLRFPSQAHRHGQLKQYYLLNAASLLPVLALNVRDGEKVLDLCAAPGGKALAIMQSANPALLCCNEPDRHRRDRLAKTLESFLPTSLNSGVIVSAEDGRSFGQNEPGVYDKVLVDAPCSNDRSWLYSSSSQQGEQRLRERAMLPTLQAELLKSALLAVRPGGVVVYSTCTLSSYENCSVVRSVLNEFPEAELEDLQEEIAFPLSQYFAFNPYATHRPSPHEPSLQPQRWKESYHHPLGILVLPQPGKTWGPMYLSRIRRRK, from the exons ATGCTTGTGTTGAGCCGCTGTGACAGATTTTGGAGGAAGTTGGGATGTGAAACGGGAGGAACGCAGACGATTCTACGGGCGCTGAGTGACTGTCAGACGGATCAACTGAGTTCACAGAAAACTGAATCCTCCAATAAACA GGtgataaaaaagacaaaagccaAATCTTCATGTCACGCCCTTCTGGATCGCTTTGATCAACAGTACAGCAAGGAACTCGGTGACTTGTGGGCGTCTGTGAG GTCGGTGCTCCTGGAGCCTCGCTCTTGGCAGTATGGAGTCATGCTCAACCGCTTCTGCTCCGTAACAGACACGACGCAGATTCTTCAACTGCAAGGTTTCTCTACCTTGTTGTTGCAGAAAGGTGTGACGGAAAAGCACACTCTGCCTGATTCAGGCTGCATCTCCGAGTGTCCGCCTTCTGACTTCTGTTGTCCCACGGACGGCGCATCTCTTGTGACGAGTCAGCATCCTCAATCAGAGCCCTCGCTTCCTCCTTTATTGCAGTGTTACGTTCACCCGAGCCCCCTGCGATTTCCCTCTCAGGCTCACAGGCATGGCCAGCTGAAGCAGTATTACCTCCTCAATGCTGCCTCCCTGCTTCCCGTGCTGGCTTTGAACGTCAGAGATGGGGAGAAGGTTTTGGATCTTTGTGCGGCCCCTGGAGGCAAAGCTTTAGCTATAATGCAGAGTGCAAACCCAG CACTTCTCTGCTGCAATGAACCAGATCGTCACAGACGAGACAGGCTGGCCAAAACTCTGGAGTCTTTTTTACCAACGTCACTAAATAGCGGAGTGATTGTGTCTGCAGAAGATGGGCGGAGCTTTGGGCAAAATGAGCCTGGGGTGTATGACAAG GTTTTAGTGGATGCTCCATGTTCCAATGACCGCAGCTGGCTTTATTCTAGCAGCAGCCAGCAGGGGGAACAGAGGCTGAGGGAACGAGCCATGCTGCCAACTCTTCAGGCTGAGCTGCTCAA GTCTGCTCTTTTAGCAGTGCGTCCAGGTGGCGTGGTGGTTTATTCCACCTGCACGCTGTCCAGCTATGAGAACTGTTCTGTAGTGAGGTCCGTGCTCAATGAGTTCCCAGAGGCTGAACTGGAAGACCTGCAGGAAGAGATCGCCTTTCCTTTATCTCAGTACTTTGCATTTAATCCTTACGCCACCCATAGGCCATCACCTCATGAGCCATCCCTGCAGCCTCAGAGGTGGAAGGAGTCATATCATCACCCACTCGGTATTTTAGTGCTTCCTCAACCTGGCAAGACCTGGGGGCCCATGTATCTATCTCGAATTAGGAGGAGGAAATAG
- the nsun3 gene encoding tRNA (cytosine(34)-C(5))-methyltransferase, mitochondrial isoform X2: protein MLVLSRCDRFWRKLGCETGGTQTILRALSDCQTDQLSSQKTESSNKQTKAKSSCHALLDRFDQQYSKELGDLWASVRSVLLEPRSWQYGVMLNRFCSVTDTTQILQLQGFSTLLLQKGVTEKHTLPDSGCISECPPSDFCCPTDGASLVTSQHPQSEPSLPPLLQCYVHPSPLRFPSQAHRHGQLKQYYLLNAASLLPVLALNVRDGEKVLDLCAAPGGKALAIMQSANPALLCCNEPDRHRRDRLAKTLESFLPTSLNSGVIVSAEDGRSFGQNEPGVYDKVLVDAPCSNDRSWLYSSSSQQGEQRLRERAMLPTLQAELLKSALLAVRPGGVVVYSTCTLSSYENCSVVRSVLNEFPEAELEDLQEEIAFPLSQYFAFNPYATHRPSPHEPSLQPQRWKESYHHPLGILVLPQPGKTWGPMYLSRIRRRK from the exons ATGCTTGTGTTGAGCCGCTGTGACAGATTTTGGAGGAAGTTGGGATGTGAAACGGGAGGAACGCAGACGATTCTACGGGCGCTGAGTGACTGTCAGACGGATCAACTGAGTTCACAGAAAACTGAATCCTCCAATAAACAG acaaaagccaAATCTTCATGTCACGCCCTTCTGGATCGCTTTGATCAACAGTACAGCAAGGAACTCGGTGACTTGTGGGCGTCTGTGAG GTCGGTGCTCCTGGAGCCTCGCTCTTGGCAGTATGGAGTCATGCTCAACCGCTTCTGCTCCGTAACAGACACGACGCAGATTCTTCAACTGCAAGGTTTCTCTACCTTGTTGTTGCAGAAAGGTGTGACGGAAAAGCACACTCTGCCTGATTCAGGCTGCATCTCCGAGTGTCCGCCTTCTGACTTCTGTTGTCCCACGGACGGCGCATCTCTTGTGACGAGTCAGCATCCTCAATCAGAGCCCTCGCTTCCTCCTTTATTGCAGTGTTACGTTCACCCGAGCCCCCTGCGATTTCCCTCTCAGGCTCACAGGCATGGCCAGCTGAAGCAGTATTACCTCCTCAATGCTGCCTCCCTGCTTCCCGTGCTGGCTTTGAACGTCAGAGATGGGGAGAAGGTTTTGGATCTTTGTGCGGCCCCTGGAGGCAAAGCTTTAGCTATAATGCAGAGTGCAAACCCAG CACTTCTCTGCTGCAATGAACCAGATCGTCACAGACGAGACAGGCTGGCCAAAACTCTGGAGTCTTTTTTACCAACGTCACTAAATAGCGGAGTGATTGTGTCTGCAGAAGATGGGCGGAGCTTTGGGCAAAATGAGCCTGGGGTGTATGACAAG GTTTTAGTGGATGCTCCATGTTCCAATGACCGCAGCTGGCTTTATTCTAGCAGCAGCCAGCAGGGGGAACAGAGGCTGAGGGAACGAGCCATGCTGCCAACTCTTCAGGCTGAGCTGCTCAA GTCTGCTCTTTTAGCAGTGCGTCCAGGTGGCGTGGTGGTTTATTCCACCTGCACGCTGTCCAGCTATGAGAACTGTTCTGTAGTGAGGTCCGTGCTCAATGAGTTCCCAGAGGCTGAACTGGAAGACCTGCAGGAAGAGATCGCCTTTCCTTTATCTCAGTACTTTGCATTTAATCCTTACGCCACCCATAGGCCATCACCTCATGAGCCATCCCTGCAGCCTCAGAGGTGGAAGGAGTCATATCATCACCCACTCGGTATTTTAGTGCTTCCTCAACCTGGCAAGACCTGGGGGCCCATGTATCTATCTCGAATTAGGAGGAGGAAATAG
- the LOC114454899 gene encoding ATP synthase F(0) complex subunit C3, mitochondrial-like gives MYACAKFVSTPSLVRAGSRVLCRPISAAVVSDGRKSETVSLLPQSVAPSMQQLAVRGFQTSAVSRDIDTAAKFIGAGAATVGVAGSGAGIGTVFGSLIIGYARNPSLKQQLFSYAILGFALSEAMGLFCLMVAFLILFAM, from the exons ATGTACGCCTGTGCTAAGTTCGTCTCCACGCCCTCTCTG GTCCGTGCTGGATCCCGGGTGCTGTGCAGACCAATCTCTGCAGCGGTCGTGTCAGATGGCAGGAAGTCAGAG ACTGTTTCACTTTTGCCTCAGAGCGTCGCCCCATCCATGCAGCAGCTGGCAGTCCGAGGCTTCCAGACCAGTGCTGTGAGCCGGGACATCGACACCGCTGCAAAGTTTATCGGAGCAGGAGCTGCCACAGTGGGAGTGGCTGGATCTGGAGCAGGGATTGGGACCGTGTTTGGTAGCCTCATCATCGGCTATGCTAG GAATCCTTCTCTGAAGCAGCAGCTCTTCTCTTACGCCATCCTAGGCTTTGCTTTGTCTGAGGCTATGGGGCTGTTTTGTCTGATGGTTGCATTCCTCATCCTGTTTGCCATGTAG
- the nsun3 gene encoding tRNA (cytosine(34)-C(5))-methyltransferase, mitochondrial isoform X3 yields the protein MLNRFCSVTDTTQILQLQGFSTLLLQKGVTEKHTLPDSGCISECPPSDFCCPTDGASLVTSQHPQSEPSLPPLLQCYVHPSPLRFPSQAHRHGQLKQYYLLNAASLLPVLALNVRDGEKVLDLCAAPGGKALAIMQSANPALLCCNEPDRHRRDRLAKTLESFLPTSLNSGVIVSAEDGRSFGQNEPGVYDKVLVDAPCSNDRSWLYSSSSQQGEQRLRERAMLPTLQAELLKSALLAVRPGGVVVYSTCTLSSYENCSVVRSVLNEFPEAELEDLQEEIAFPLSQYFAFNPYATHRPSPHEPSLQPQRWKESYHHPLGILVLPQPGKTWGPMYLSRIRRRK from the exons ATGCTCAACCGCTTCTGCTCCGTAACAGACACGACGCAGATTCTTCAACTGCAAGGTTTCTCTACCTTGTTGTTGCAGAAAGGTGTGACGGAAAAGCACACTCTGCCTGATTCAGGCTGCATCTCCGAGTGTCCGCCTTCTGACTTCTGTTGTCCCACGGACGGCGCATCTCTTGTGACGAGTCAGCATCCTCAATCAGAGCCCTCGCTTCCTCCTTTATTGCAGTGTTACGTTCACCCGAGCCCCCTGCGATTTCCCTCTCAGGCTCACAGGCATGGCCAGCTGAAGCAGTATTACCTCCTCAATGCTGCCTCCCTGCTTCCCGTGCTGGCTTTGAACGTCAGAGATGGGGAGAAGGTTTTGGATCTTTGTGCGGCCCCTGGAGGCAAAGCTTTAGCTATAATGCAGAGTGCAAACCCAG CACTTCTCTGCTGCAATGAACCAGATCGTCACAGACGAGACAGGCTGGCCAAAACTCTGGAGTCTTTTTTACCAACGTCACTAAATAGCGGAGTGATTGTGTCTGCAGAAGATGGGCGGAGCTTTGGGCAAAATGAGCCTGGGGTGTATGACAAG GTTTTAGTGGATGCTCCATGTTCCAATGACCGCAGCTGGCTTTATTCTAGCAGCAGCCAGCAGGGGGAACAGAGGCTGAGGGAACGAGCCATGCTGCCAACTCTTCAGGCTGAGCTGCTCAA GTCTGCTCTTTTAGCAGTGCGTCCAGGTGGCGTGGTGGTTTATTCCACCTGCACGCTGTCCAGCTATGAGAACTGTTCTGTAGTGAGGTCCGTGCTCAATGAGTTCCCAGAGGCTGAACTGGAAGACCTGCAGGAAGAGATCGCCTTTCCTTTATCTCAGTACTTTGCATTTAATCCTTACGCCACCCATAGGCCATCACCTCATGAGCCATCCCTGCAGCCTCAGAGGTGGAAGGAGTCATATCATCACCCACTCGGTATTTTAGTGCTTCCTCAACCTGGCAAGACCTGGGGGCCCATGTATCTATCTCGAATTAGGAGGAGGAAATAG
- the rrad gene encoding GTP-binding protein RAD, with protein MTLNKGDKLRNMDKRRGSMPFPMNLPNLHRRSMPVDDRDLRATTPQTGQTDELSNLLRSTSYSPGEQQHRDSCASDSSDSVISTGSETDSQVYKVVLLGEHGVGKTSLARVFGGDEDCGHDYDEAGNTYDRSIVVDEEETAIVLYDIWEQDNSQWLKEQCMRMGDAYIIVYSVTDKSSFEKASELRIQLRRARQSENIPIILVGNKSDLVRSREVSVDEGSACAVVFDCKFIETSASLHHNVQDLFEGIVRQIRLRKDSKEENARRMANCRRRESISKKAKRFLGRMVARKNKKMAFRQKSKSCHDLTVL; from the exons ATGACTCTGAACAAAGGTGACAAATTGCGGAACATGGACAAGAGGAGGGGGAGCATGCCCTTCCCCATGAACCTGCCCAACCTGCACAGGAGGAGCATGCCGGTGGACGACCGCGATCTGCGCGCCACGACGCCCCAGACGGGACAGACGGACGAACTGTCCAACCTGCTGAGATCCACCTCCTACTCTCCGGGGGAGCAGCAGCACCGAGACAGCTGCGCGTCCGACTCCTCAGACTCAGTGATCTCCACCGGCAGCGAGACCGACTCCCAGGTCTACAAGGTGGTCCTCCTGGGGGAGCACGGAGTGGGCAAGACCAGCCTGGCGAGGGTGTTTGGAGGAGATGAAGACTGTGGTCACGACTACGATGAAGCAG GAAACACTTATGACAGATCCATCGTGGTGGATGAGGAAGAGACAGCCATTGTGCTGTATGATATCTGGGAACAG GATAACAGTCAGTGGCTGAAGGAGCAGTGCATGAGGATGGGAGACGCCTACATCATTGTCTATTCAGTGACGGACAAATCAAGCTTTGAGAAGGCGTCGGAGCTCCGTATTCAGCTGCGCAGAGCCAGGCAGTCAGAGAATATTCCTATAATCCTTGTGGGCAACAAGAGTGACCTGGTGCGGTCCAGAGAGGTGTCTGTAGATG AGGGAAGTGCCTGTGCCGTAGTTTTCGACTGCAAGTTCATAGAGACGTCTGCATCCCTTCACCACAACGTGCAGGACCTATTCGAGGGCATTGTCAGACAGATCCGCCTGAGAAAAGACAGCAAAGAGGAGAATGCGCGACGCATGGCCAACTGCAGACGCAGGGAGAGCATCAGCAAGAAGGCCAAGCGGTTTCTGGGGCGCATGGTCGCACGCAAGAACAAGAAGATGGCTTTCAGGCAGAAATCAAAGTCCTGCCATGACCTAACAGTTCTCTGA